The Mycobacterium adipatum genomic sequence TTAGCCGCCATCCTCGGCATCATCAACCAGCACCAGACTCGGACAGCTGCCATCGTGACCCAATCAGTGGCCACCGAGCAGGCCCTAGGGCAGCAAGCCGCCAATGCCGGCGGCGCGGACGCCAAAGCAGACGACAGCCACGTTCAACTGGTGGACCATCGGACCCTTCCAGAGAGCCCAATTCCATCGCCGCTTCCCGACCCCGATGCCGGCAGCGGCGATCCGCCACTGCCGGTGTCAGACTTGGGGCTGCCCGCATACGACGCGGGAAGCCTGTCGGCGGCCGAAACCAGAACCGTCTACTTGCACGGCGAGCTTCGCATGCGCGAACTCAACGAACGACTGATAGCCGAGGGGTTATCACCTGAGCAGCGCGCTCAGATCATGTTCGAGCAACGCAACGCCCTGCGCACCTGGACGCGTGGTCTCATGGAGGATCGTGCGTTGGCCGAGCAGATCACTGCCCAAAACCCCAACCTCACCTGGGAAGACCTCATCGCCCGTAACGAAGCAAAAGGCAGACACGGCGACGACCTGTGGAACGCGATCATCGAAAGTTCCACCCACAGCCGCCCCAGCGTCAACGACGCTGTTGGAATCGACCCAGAACACCCACCACCCCTACCGGCGGCCCCACCGGCACCAAGCGGTTCCGGTGGGCTACCACATGCGCCACTGGGAACCAGCGCACCCGAACCGCCAGTGGAACAACGCATCGACACGCCTTCACCGGCCGCCACCGACGGCGCCGGAGGAGGCTCCGGCGGCGGAGGTAGCTGGGGAGCCGAGGAAAACCCAGGGACCGCCGACGGCTGGGGCACGAGCTTGTCCTCGCTGCCGCGCCAAGAACTGGAACAGCTTGCTCGGACCGGTGACCCAGCAATGCGAGTCCTCGCCCAAATGATCCTGCAAAGCCCGGAATATCAAGCCAGAAACCCACCACCGACGGCCTGACCAGTCAGCACCGGGCGCGGTTACGCCTCGGGGGTCAGCGCGTCGCGATTATCGGAACAGAACACACACGAGTCTCCGCGCTCGCTTCCGTAATCAACGAACCTCGCCACCCCCTCGACCACGGCGCGAGCACCCGCAGGATCCAGCATCGGCTCCTGCGGACGGGAAGGGTTCAACGCTCCGATACTCGCAATCAGTGGGACACTGGAGTCAGGATCCCCAGTGACATCGCCAACCACCTGGTTGTCGACAAAGATCGTGTACATATCGTGTTCTGGGAAACCGACGTTGAACCTCAGCACCCACCACTGATCAGCCTGTTGTGCTGCGTAGGGAAAGAACTTGTACCCGGTTCTCACCCACGACGGCCGGACGCTCGTATCGACACTCACAGCCAACCATCCCGTCGACCTACACCAAATCCACCGTCTGCGACCACGCAACCCATCATGCTGCCCATCACCGACAAACACCACAGATTCAGTGCCGCCCGCCATGCGGTCGCTTCGCCCGCCCACGAGATCGCCCCAACCGGGGTCGGGCCTGACGACATAGAAGTCATCTCCACGGTTCCTCATCTTCATCAACACCTCGATATGCCGACCGTAACCGGACCAAGCGACACCGCCGTTTTGCTCAACCCCGCAGCTGGGCGACGAGTCGCCGGCTGATCTCGCGATAAACCAGAGCGCGCCGCTCATCGGTGGTGCCGGGATCGTCCCGCTCGGCGCGCAGTTGGTTCGCGGTCAGACCCGACAGTCGCCGGCCGTCGTCTGAACTGGTCATAGTCGTCTCTCCTTGCATGGTGATAGTCGCTCCTACACAGCCGCGTCAGCTCTAGAAGCACTCCGCGGCCGCTGCCATGCCACGGATGATGTCCTCGGGCACCAGGCGCCCACCAGCGGCACCGCGCGACCGGTTGCGGCGCAGACACTCCTGCAGCGACGTGTCGATCGTGACGACCTCGGCCCGGACCCCATGCCGGGCCGCCTGCATCACCCACACCTCGCGATGGGCGCTTTCAAGGTTGGTGGCATCCACCACCACCGACAGGCCCGCGCCCAGCGCCCGATCGCCGCGCAGCGACTCAATATCGCTCACCACAGCCTCCTGCTCCGCCGTCAGGCCGCTGTACACCCCGAACAGCTCGAAACGGATCTGATCGCGGTTGACCACCTCCCGCCGCTGCGGGGCAGCATCGCGCCACGCGGCCGCCCACGTGGACTTACCCGCACCTGGCAGCCCCTGCAGAATGATCATCACCTGATCTGCCATGACACTCCCCTCTCACCGGGAATCCGAGGCCCGCCCAACCGGCTTGCCCAACACCTGTGATCATACCCCCCGGCCCCGACAAACCGCAGACCAAACACCGGACACCACAACGCAATAACTCACCACCACCCAACCCCTGTGCCGGGTTGGGTGGTGGTGGGCTGCGCGGCCACACAGCCCACCACCAGAGGCGCTACTCACCGAGCTGGCCGGCCCCCGGCATGGCGGCGCACCATCCGCACCGGCACTCGCAGCGCAACCCACAACCACCAGCCCACCAGCGCGTAACCGAGGGTGACCGACACCGGTATCCCCAAGTAGTGGTTCGCCGCACCGGCCAGCACCGCCACCAGCACCAGCATCCGCGCCTGCCGCGCCACGACGCGCACCAGGCCGCCAATCACGGCGAGGCTCCCGCAGCGGTCTCGGTGAAGGCGTCGACCTTCGACGGATCAACCCGAAACCTGCCCCCGTCACGAAACACCGCCACTGCCGTGCGATGTACGTTGCGCAGCAGCACCATCGCCGCCTCATACCCGGCCCAATCGACCACCCGCCACTGAATCGGTCCCATGTGAACCTCGACGTAATGCAAGGTCCTGCGCAGACGCCCGTCATAGGCCGACTGAGTAACCACCGACCACTCCGGTGGCCGCCTCCACGTCACCGACACCACCGACACCCCCGGCCACTCATCACCGCTGAACGCATCCAAGTTCGCGTTACCCGCTGCCCCGCGCAGCGCCTCACGCACCGCCCCGAACGCCGCCAATACCGCCGACACCTGCTCAGCCGAGGTGAACCGCATGAAAATCTCACCCCACTGCACCGACACCACCGCCAGATCCGTCCGCGCATCAGACACCGACACATGCCCGGCCACCGGACGCACCACCACCATCGTCCGCGTCACCAGACCCGCCGGAATCGGCATCCGATCAACCACCCGCGACCCCAACACCGCAACAGCCACTGCACTCCCCTTCCCTGGGAAACCGGACCGGCCCCGCTGGCCTGTCCAACACCTACGATTCTACTCACCCACACCGACGACCACGGCACGAATCACTTAGCAGACCAACATGTTTAGACACCCACTCCCCACCCCCGTGCCGGGTGGGGAGTGGGTGTCTAAACGCAGTGCGTCGACGCGGCTGCAGATTCTTCAGCGGCACGGGCTAGCAGACCGGCCGTCTCGTCGAGGTAGCACTGTGCCATCGCGCGTTGCGCGAGGCTTCGGCGTGTGGGTGCAGTGCTGCGTCTGCCGACAGGGTGGCCGCGTGGTGGGCGAACATCCGGCGACGCTCACCGAGCTCGGCGACAGCAGCTGCATGAATATTCGAGCGGGCCTCGGCAAGGATCGCGGCCGGAGCCGGTATCGGGGTCGCTGACATCAAGGCTCTGACCTCCGGGCTGGGCGGATACAGCCGGGATGCTAGCGCCGCGACCGGACACCGAACACCCATCGCTTCGCGGGCCGATCCGCCGACACAAATCGGCCGGCGGATCGGGCTCACCTCAGCTGTCGGGTGCGGGCTGACCTTCGGCGATCATCCGGTGTAGCTCACCCACGACAGCAGGCAACGACACCGGGCCAGGATGCTCATCGTCGAGCGCCGTTTCCTGGGCCAGGAACGCCCGCCACACGTCGCCGGGGATCGTCACGGCCGCGCAGGCGCCACACAGCTCCCGCGACAGCGGACTCACCGCGACAGCCCGTCGAAGCGGGGCGGGTCGAAGAACTCCGCCGCCGGATCGGGCGCGACGTCGCGCACCACGATCTGGTTGCGTTCCAACCCCCGGAAACCGTCGTCGTCCAGCTCGGCCAGGCCGTCGCCGAGGTCGCACTCATCGGCGTCGAAGTCCACCGGAACCCGCACCGTCACCTGGTGCACGGATTCCTCGACCCACTCGATCACCACTGTTTTCGTCTCCAGCGCAGCAGGATTCGTCATGCTCGCGCCTCACTGTCCTCGAAAGGCCACCCCTCCGGAGCGTCGTCGATGTAGGCGTAGCCGGGCGGATAGTCATACGACGAGGACAGCAGCGCGGCCGCCGCCGGGGATGCCGAGGCGATCGCCTCTTCGCGCGACTCGGTCCAGTCGCCGAAGGTGGAACCGCGACCGGCGTCGATGACGTACTCCTCGTAGTCGTCGATCTGCACTCCGTCGACGAGAACCGTCACGTCGGTCCCGCCGTCGGGATCTCGGACCACGACCAGCTCCAGGCGCGGGCCATGCGGAACGGACACCGCGTCGTCGTGCGCACGACGCAGAAACGCGTTGAGGTCCGACAGCCGCACGATGAAGCTGCCGCGCACATCCAACCCGCTGCCGTAAGCCCGTCGCGGCAGCTCGCTCACCGCAGCAGCCAGCGCAGCGTCGCCGTCGAACGGCGGCTCCGGCCGGGTCTTGGTGAACTCGACGGACAGCCAGGTCCGTCCCTGCTCGATTAGCCACGCCCGGACCACCTCGACCGCGCGCCGCTCGATCGCAGCGCGCACCTGACCCAGACGCGTCTGCAACGTCGCCAGCTGCGGGTCGACGGCCGCGCCGGTCACTGACCGCTCGGGTTCGCCGTCGCCATCTCAAGACACCCCCGCCGAGCCGCTGACAGCCGCGCTGGCGGCCGCGTCCAGCCAGCCGGGACGTCGGAACGCCCACTCGTCTCCCGGCGGGCGGACGGGCATCAGCAGCCCGAAGAAGTCCTCCCCGATACTGATCGCCGTCGGGCCGGGCTTACCGCCCGAAGTCACCGACGGGAACACCACCATGTGCGCCCCGCTGGCCTGCTCATCGGCCCGCGCGCGGGTGAACCGCCCGAGATAGGGGCCGGTGTAGCCCATACCGACGATGCCGCCCATGCGCGAGTCGTCCGACGGCAGCAGGTGGCGCCACTTCGGGAACTGCACATCAAAGCCGCGCACGGTGATCGCCTCCCCCGTGCTGAACCGGAACGTCACCTGCGCACCGGCATCGACGACCTCGATGGTCACCTCACGGGCACCCTCGTCACGCTTGCCCGTCTTGGCCATCTTGACCAGGGCCTTCGCATCCGAACCCGCGACCATCATCGTGAACGCCTCCCCCGAGTACTCGACTCGCGAGGCACCCAGCACGAAGCGATCCGTCGCCACCGCGACCAACTGACCGGCGCCGAACTCCAGCCGCACCGCCTCCAGAACCGGCAGTTTCGCCGACGTCGGGGCCGCAAACAGCAGCGCGTCGGACACGGCGGTGTGCAGCGCCTTCGCCTTCAACATGTTCACCACCGGCGCCACCACACCCTCGATCGAGCTCTCCTCGACGGCGGCGATCGGAGTCTCCAGAACAGCAGTCATGCCACTCCCCTTTCGCGGGAATCGCGGGCCGACCCGACTGGCCTGCCCAACACCGACGACTTTACCGGTGGCCACCGACAAGAACGCATCATCAGATCCGCACTCACACAACGCCATAACGGACCACCACCCCACACCTGTGTCGGGCGGGTGGTGGTGGACAGGTCCGCTGATCAACGGACCTGTCGGCAGACGTCGCACTCCCAGCCGTGGACCTGCCTGGTGCAGGTGCGCCGCTCCTCACACAACCAGCACCTCTGATTGGCCTTGCGCGCCGGATCCTTCACCGGCGTCCGGGCCCCGGCGGATTCCGTCCAGCTGGGCGCGGCCACGCGCGCGGGATCACCACCAGCCAACAACACGACGTACGCGGCCTGAGTCTCGTTGTCCCGTTTGGCCTGCGCCTCGACCGTCATCGCCGGGCCCTCGGTCTGCCGTAGATGGCTGCCGAACGCATCGGCGCACTCCCCGCACGGCATCCCCTGCTCCTCGGCCCCGTTCCCACAGCCCGGCAGGATGCACCGCGGCCCCGACAGCTCGCCGGCCGACACAAGGCCACGCGTCGCGCTTTCTGATCCGCTCATACCGCCCACACCATCCCTGCTCATGCCGCCGCCGTCCGCGCCCTGCCAGCTGACGCAGCTCCCACAAGTCGCGCTGATGGCACGCTCCAACGGTGCCTTCACAGGGCTCACCGTGGTCAGCGCATCCGCCGGCCACCAGGCCGCGGCGCCACCGCAGCGCCCACTTCAGGCAGTTCGAGCACTTGGCGTGAGTACAGCCCGGCAGCCGCGGATTCCTACGCGCGTTCATCGACCACCCCAGCGAGTCCGAGCTGGCCAGCAGGTCACCGTAGATCGGCAGCCCGAGGGTCTTAACCCCGTAACCGTGCAGCGGCACCTCAGGGTCGCGGTCGCGCAGCGCTTCGAGCACCTCACGGATCTCACCGGTGTGCTGCCGTCGGCATACCGAGCCGACACCCACCGACGGGTAATTGCTCAGGTCAACCCCGGCGTCACCGAACATGTCCCAGCACCGCAGGTAGTCCTCAACGGACTGGCCCTGCAAAGTCGGCATGAAAGGCGACTCCGGATGTAGATCATCGTCATCGTCCTCAAACCACAACCGCTCCAGCGCAACGAAGTTCGCTACTGTCCGCCGCTGGTGCTCCTCGACGGAAAGGCCCGTGCGCGCGAGCATGTCGCTCTCGCACATCCAGTCCATCCCAGCAGCCCATTCGAGCTGTCCGATCTCACGGTCATACCGCTTCACCGCTAACACATACGCCTCGGCGGTGGTGCGCCAGCCGCCATACAGAGACAACTCGGAGAACCCGCCGGAATCCAGCGCCCACCCCGAGCGTGCCTTCGGCAGCGTCTTTCGCCGCGACAGTCGACGATGAGACACAAACAACGGCACACCGACGTGCGCCAACCACCCGTCCATATGCGTCCCCAGATAGAACACCGGAGCGTTCGCCATGATCGAAACCCCTCATCGGGTCTGCGGGCCCGCCCTTGCGGCCTGCCCTTCACCAACCAACATACCCGACGCCACCGACAACCGAACCATCACGGGCACAACGGATTAACAACCCAACCCCCACCCCGGTGTCGGGTGGGGGTTGGGCCTAGGTTCCCTCGTCTTTCGCGGTTGGGCGTGGTGTCTTCATTCGGCGTTATCGTCTGCGATGGGTGCGCGGATGTACCGATCAGAACCTGCGCGTCCGGAAGGCAGGTGCACCATGACGGTTCGTATCGACCCGCAAGCACGCGGCCGCGCCGCCGGCCCGGTGGCCGTTCACGCGATCAGCGCAGGGTAGCGACCGTGGCGTGGGGACAGTTGAACGTCGAGCCGACCGACCTGACTCGGATGGCCGGCGAGTACTCCGGACTGCAAACCGCCGCGGCCTCGTCGGCGCCCAGGCCGTCGACGAGGTGCACCGAATCATCGCCAGCCACGGACTCATCGGCTACCCGGTCGCGGTGGGTGTGGTCACCGGCTTGGCCCGCCGGCAGGCGGCGCTGCAATCCAAGGCCGCCGACTTCGAGCAGTACTCCGAACGATTCCTTGAGCACGCTGCGGCCTACCATGACGGCGACCACCAGGGCGCCGAACATTTTCAGGCACTCGACTTCTCACAGAGCGCGACACCACCCACGCTCGTCGACGATGATGATGAGCCTGTCGACTACTTCCCCAAGAATGTGTGCTGGATCGGCACGGCCGGCGGAGACACCTCCGTCTGCTCAAAAGACACCACCGAGTACATGTACGTCGAGGACGGCGTGTGGAAGAACCGTCAGGTCGACAACGGCTTTGTCTCCGAACTCCCGCCCAGCGCCGGCGGCCCCCGCACGACCCTGCTTCCCGAACCGCCGGCGCCAGGGTCGGACCCGTTCGCCGATGCCGGCCCCCGCGACCGCGCGGCATACTGGCCAAACCCCGACGGCTCAATGGGTCGCGCGTGGCGCCAACCCGACGGCTCGGTGATCTCCACGCAGGACACCGGACCCGGACTTAAGATGAGCCCGATCCTCCCCGCGCAGCCGACCAAGGACGAACCCGATAGCGAGACCTGAGCGTGTGGGGCCAGGAACCGATCTGACCCCACACGCTCTGGCCGGTTTACGCGGCCGCAGCTGAGGGCTTCTCGCTGCTGTTGCTGCCCGACTCCGAGCCGCTGCCCCGATGCCCGTCCCTGGCAGAGTCCTCGCCACGGCGGTGCCGGCCCCCCTCGGTCGAGGACGTGCTGTCAGACGAGGACGTCGCCGACGCATTGCGATCAGCGGCTGCGGCATGGCGGCCGTAGGTGTCGGGAGAACTCGAGGTGCCGGTCTGCGGCTCCTCGGATTGTCGGACGGCTCCGGGCGACTTCTGCTCGGAAGCCGCACTGCCGGTGACGGATTCGCCACCCGTCGTGTCTGGCTTCTGGTCGGACTCGGGGTCCGTTGCGGAGGCATCTGTGGGTGCCTCCGCCCCCGTCGAATCCTGCTTGGGCTCCTCGGTCACCTGGTCAGGCACCGTCTCGGCGTCGGTGACCGTCGCGGCGGGGGTCTCCGATGTCTCGGAATGATCGATGGCGGTGTCGCCGGCCGAAGATTCGGATTCTTCGGTCGCGGCGGCCGGGTCCACAGCTGGGGTGACCGCGGCATCCTGGACGTCGATGTCGGGTTCGGCTGCCACCTCGGGCAGAGCGGTCTCGTCGTGGTCAAGCTGCACGGTGGCGGGGCCCATGGCCGACTTCCGCTCTACCCCGAGGGTGGCTGTGGCAGCCGAGGCGGCCGGCGCTGCCAGGGATGTGACGATTCCGCCGATCGCTTGCCCGAGGTCGATGGCGCCGGCGATCGTGTTCAGGGTCGTCTTGGCGGCCAGCGCGGCGACGTTGACGGCGGTGGTGACGATTGTCGCGAGGTTGTGGGGCAGGCCGGCGACGATGGACGAAAGGCCCGCGGCTTGGAGCACCCCGCTGGCTGCTGTGGCGAGTCCATTGACGAGCTTGTTCACCACAGCTGCTCCGGTTCCGGTCAGGTCGGCGCCGACACGGAACGGCATGGACGCGAACGAGCTGGCGGTGTCGACCACCGATCCCACAGTCCTCGCGGCAGCACCGACGAGGATCGCAACGGCGTTGGTGTAGCTGGCTGGGCTCAGCGGAGCTGCGCCGATACGGGTCAACGCAGCTTGCACAGCGCCTGGTGTCGTGCCGTCGCCCAGCCAAGTGCCGACGATGGCGTTCACACCGTTCGCCACACGGTCCAAGGCACCTACTCCCGCTCTGACGACAGCATCAGTGATCCCGTTAACCCCTGCCAACACTGCGGTTACGGGTGCAGACACGACGCCCTGGAGGGCGGTCAGTGCCCCGTCGACTAGCGCGATGTCGGTAAGGGTTTTGCCTGCTCCAAGGAGATCGTT encodes the following:
- a CDS encoding AAA family ATPase, giving the protein MADQVMIILQGLPGAGKSTWAAAWRDAAPQRREVVNRDQIRFELFGVYSGLTAEQEAVVSDIESLRGDRALGAGLSVVVDATNLESAHREVWVMQAARHGVRAEVVTIDTSLQECLRRNRSRGAAGGRLVPEDIIRGMAAAAECF